From the Micromonospora sediminicola genome, one window contains:
- a CDS encoding class F sortase — MASSDRTTTRAGGRHGRPWRAAGAAVVVLLAMVGAGLIGASVRTVPPPTPPQPIAQAGPVATDPVPDADLDPTAEETSSPDVPVTPPDAAVGSPTPAAATPPAPAVSGTPAVPGSPAAPVAAPVALPRSAPTTISIPRIGVRAEIMTLGTNPDGTVQVPPLDQAMKAGWYSPGASPGEVGNAVVVGHVDSAQLGPAVFFNLGALVPGDAIAVVRQDGSTATFTVDEVRSYPKTAFPAEQVYGPSDVPGLRVVTCGGVFDRTAGSYLNNIVVYARMTA; from the coding sequence GTGGCCTCGTCTGATCGGACGACGACCCGGGCCGGCGGCCGTCACGGGAGACCGTGGCGTGCCGCCGGCGCGGCCGTCGTCGTCCTGCTCGCCATGGTGGGCGCCGGGCTGATCGGCGCGTCCGTGCGGACCGTCCCGCCTCCCACCCCGCCGCAACCGATCGCGCAGGCCGGGCCGGTCGCCACCGACCCGGTCCCCGACGCCGACCTCGACCCGACAGCGGAGGAGACGTCCTCCCCCGACGTGCCGGTCACGCCGCCCGACGCCGCCGTCGGCTCCCCCACCCCGGCGGCCGCCACCCCGCCGGCACCGGCCGTCTCCGGCACACCGGCCGTTCCGGGTTCACCGGCCGCGCCGGTCGCCGCGCCGGTCGCGCTGCCCCGGTCGGCGCCGACCACCATCTCGATCCCCCGGATCGGGGTGCGGGCCGAGATCATGACGCTCGGCACCAACCCGGACGGCACAGTCCAGGTGCCTCCGTTGGACCAGGCGATGAAGGCCGGCTGGTACTCACCCGGCGCCAGTCCCGGCGAGGTCGGCAACGCCGTGGTCGTCGGGCACGTCGACTCCGCCCAGCTCGGCCCGGCGGTCTTCTTCAACCTGGGCGCGCTGGTGCCGGGCGACGCCATCGCCGTCGTCCGGCAGGACGGCTCGACCGCCACGTTCACCGTGGACGAGGTCCGGTCGTACCCGAAGACCGCGTTCCCGGCGGAGCAGGTCTACGGCCCGTCCGACGTGCCCGGCCTGCGGGTGGTCACCTGCGGCGGGGTGTTCGACCGGACCGCCGGCAGCTACCTGAACAACATCGTCGTCTACGCCCGGATGACCGCGTAG
- a CDS encoding tetratricopeptide repeat protein, producing MSDPRITSSIFTRGAVDLSALRTPAPADTPSATPSPGGPPAGLPGSPAGTAAVIDVTEANIQSEVLERSLSTPVVVFFGAAGYPESDQFAPVLERLAAEGGGAWLLARVDVQQQPRLAQMFQLQTLPTTYAIVGGRPVDAFPGVVPESQLRQWLQAVLKAAGVTVAEPEDPRLDAADDALMSGDLDAAEAAYRKILAESPADAAAEAGLAQVGLARRVAGADPQGALDGAAAAPDDVAAQLLAADIEVLSGLADQAYQRLVGLVRRTAGDERDTVRQHLLSLFTIAGPDDPAVASARRALASALF from the coding sequence ATGAGCGACCCACGGATCACCTCGTCGATCTTCACCCGCGGCGCGGTCGACCTCAGCGCGCTGCGCACCCCCGCACCGGCCGACACCCCCTCCGCCACACCGTCACCGGGCGGTCCGCCCGCCGGGCTGCCGGGCAGCCCCGCCGGCACGGCCGCCGTGATCGACGTGACCGAGGCGAACATCCAGTCCGAGGTGCTCGAACGCTCGCTCTCCACACCGGTCGTGGTCTTCTTCGGCGCCGCCGGCTACCCGGAGAGCGACCAGTTCGCCCCGGTGCTGGAGCGGCTGGCCGCCGAGGGCGGGGGAGCGTGGCTCCTGGCCCGGGTCGACGTGCAGCAGCAGCCGCGGCTCGCGCAGATGTTCCAGCTCCAGACGTTGCCGACCACGTACGCCATCGTCGGCGGTCGCCCGGTCGACGCCTTCCCCGGCGTGGTGCCCGAGTCCCAGCTGCGGCAGTGGCTCCAGGCCGTGCTCAAGGCCGCCGGGGTCACCGTGGCCGAGCCCGAGGACCCGCGGCTCGACGCGGCCGACGACGCGCTCATGAGCGGTGACCTCGACGCCGCCGAGGCGGCGTACCGGAAGATCCTGGCCGAGTCCCCGGCGGACGCGGCGGCGGAGGCGGGCCTGGCGCAGGTCGGTCTGGCCCGCCGGGTGGCCGGCGCGGACCCGCAGGGCGCGCTCGACGGGGCCGCCGCCGCCCCCGACGACGTGGCGGCGCAGCTGCTGGCCGCGGACATCGAGGTGCTCAGCGGCCTGGCCGACCAGGCCTACCAGCGGCTGGTCGGCCTGGTCCGCCGGACCGCCGGCGACGAGCGGGACACGGTACGCCAGCACCTGCTCAGCCTGTTCACGATCGCCGGCCCGGACGATCCCGCCGTGGCCTCCGCCCGACGCGCCCTGGCCAGCGCGCTGTTCTGA
- a CDS encoding arginase family protein → MMRRIAVLDAPTNLGLRPPTPSSVPGCGKAPGALRDHGLLARLRARDAGCLTPPRYDPGDWRPGDGVCHAPEISGYSVALADRIGAIIDRGEFPLVLGGDCSVLLGSALAMHRLGEAVGGRIGLVFVDGHSDFRHPGNASYVGAAAGEDLALVTGRGQPDLAAIEGRRPYFRDIDVVVLGIRAQDEYRLDLQAAGITTRPVPALRAEGAARTAQWAHEQLVDCAGYWVHIDVDVLDPAVMPAVDAPDPGGIAFAELEILLAGLVDTPHCLGVELTVFDPDYDQDGAYAAEIVNTVVAGLAPVVAPGAVPPRLLPATPPAPAPRAGNGRPERDRLSAPVAVPAPAVAVEPIGPVPTADGDGPDDVDDRPPGEPVGDDPLGPGRLRRPPVEDDEPAVDRPGIDVT, encoded by the coding sequence ATGATGCGCCGGATCGCCGTCCTCGACGCGCCGACCAACCTCGGCCTGCGGCCGCCCACGCCCAGCTCCGTCCCGGGCTGCGGCAAGGCCCCCGGGGCGTTGCGCGACCACGGTCTGCTCGCCCGGTTGCGGGCCCGCGACGCCGGCTGCCTGACCCCGCCCCGCTACGACCCCGGCGACTGGCGGCCCGGCGACGGCGTCTGCCACGCGCCGGAGATCTCCGGATACTCCGTGGCGCTGGCCGACCGGATCGGCGCGATCATCGACCGCGGCGAGTTCCCGCTGGTGCTCGGCGGGGACTGCTCGGTGCTGCTCGGCTCGGCGCTGGCCATGCACCGGCTCGGTGAGGCGGTCGGCGGACGGATCGGGCTGGTCTTCGTCGACGGCCACTCCGACTTCCGGCACCCCGGCAACGCCTCGTACGTGGGCGCCGCCGCCGGGGAGGACCTGGCGCTGGTCACCGGGCGGGGGCAGCCCGACCTGGCGGCCATCGAGGGGCGACGCCCCTACTTCCGCGACATCGACGTGGTGGTGCTCGGCATCCGCGCGCAGGACGAGTACCGCCTCGACCTCCAGGCCGCCGGCATCACCACCCGTCCGGTGCCGGCGCTGCGCGCCGAGGGCGCGGCCCGGACCGCCCAGTGGGCGCACGAGCAGCTCGTCGACTGCGCCGGCTACTGGGTGCACATCGACGTGGACGTGCTCGACCCGGCCGTGATGCCGGCCGTGGACGCGCCCGACCCCGGCGGCATCGCCTTCGCCGAGCTGGAGATCCTGCTCGCCGGGCTGGTCGACACCCCGCACTGCCTCGGCGTCGAGCTGACCGTCTTCGACCCCGACTACGACCAGGACGGCGCGTACGCGGCGGAGATCGTGAACACGGTGGTGGCCGGGCTCGCCCCGGTGGTGGCCCCGGGCGCGGTACCGCCCCGGCTGCTGCCGGCCACCCCGCCGGCGCCGGCGCCCCGGGCGGGCAACGGCCGGCCGGAACGGGACCGGCTGTCCGCCCCCGTTGCCGTACCGGCCCCCGCCGTGGCCGTGGAGCCGATCGGCCCGGTTCCCACCGCCGACGGCGACGGGCCGGACGACGTCGACGACCGTCCGCCGGGCGAGCCCGTCGGTGACGACCCGTTGGGGCCGGGCCGCCTCCGGCGTCCGCCCGTCGAGGACGACGAACCGGCCGTGGACCGGCCGGGCATCGACGTCACCTGA
- a CDS encoding penicillin-binding transpeptidase domain-containing protein has protein sequence MPVSYPVRPRRHTRHRLVATAAAVLMAAGAVTACSGEDGPEQAVDAFLTGWRSGDLQPVGFVEPTGARVPAAEVTKRLKTLSGELAADPPALERTGEITTKGDIATARVRLTWPLPGGVRWSYDNPLRLKRGGDDRWQVIWEPAVVHEKLEEGDRLALRREAAQRAGVLDAAGQPIVTPRPVVRVQIAPGEVTDVPGLVRRLDAAFKAVRPALTPPVDLSDLPRRLKEADRDAQVEVVTLREEAYRQIKPRIYELPGTRFPTDKLMLAPTREFARALLGSVDPAQADDLQAHPDRYARGDLVGHGGLQGRYDERLRGVPGITVITERLTPEGATEPTGAELFRSDPKAGQPVRTTLDVATQNAADAALRGQTRRSALVAVRISDGAVLAAANGPGAAGENLAFTAQVPPGSTFKMVSALGLLDRGAVTPQTTVDCPKTSEVDGRIFKNSDNFELGPVPFATDFAKSCNTAFTALAPKLGPDGLAQAGRTLGLEAGWDLGADVFTGKVSANGGPTEQAAAAIGQGTTVVSPLAMAGATAAVARGRWEQPKLLLDPAPAKPAPAGPALKPESVAALKTMMRGVVTSGTGTALAKVPGEPVHGKTGTAEYDNNPAHTHAWFVGWQGDVAFAVFVEQGGSSTTSAVPIAERFLRGLAR, from the coding sequence ATGCCCGTGTCGTACCCCGTCCGCCCCCGCCGTCACACCCGTCACCGCCTGGTCGCGACGGCGGCCGCCGTCCTGATGGCGGCCGGGGCGGTGACCGCCTGCTCCGGCGAGGACGGGCCGGAGCAGGCCGTCGACGCGTTCCTGACCGGCTGGCGCTCCGGCGACCTGCAACCGGTCGGCTTCGTCGAGCCGACCGGCGCGCGGGTGCCGGCCGCCGAGGTGACGAAACGACTCAAGACGCTCTCCGGCGAGCTGGCCGCCGACCCACCGGCCCTGGAGCGCACCGGCGAGATCACCACCAAGGGCGACATCGCGACCGCCCGGGTCCGGCTGACCTGGCCGCTGCCCGGTGGCGTCCGCTGGTCCTACGACAACCCGCTGCGCCTCAAGCGCGGCGGCGACGACCGGTGGCAGGTGATCTGGGAGCCGGCCGTGGTGCACGAGAAGCTGGAGGAGGGCGACCGCCTCGCCCTGCGCCGGGAGGCGGCGCAACGGGCCGGCGTGCTGGACGCCGCCGGCCAGCCGATCGTCACACCGCGCCCGGTGGTCCGGGTGCAGATCGCCCCCGGCGAGGTCACCGACGTGCCGGGCCTGGTGCGCCGGCTGGACGCCGCGTTCAAGGCGGTGCGGCCCGCGCTCACCCCGCCGGTCGACCTGAGCGACCTGCCCAGACGCCTCAAGGAGGCGGACCGGGACGCGCAGGTCGAGGTGGTGACCCTCCGCGAGGAGGCCTACCGGCAGATCAAGCCCCGGATCTACGAGCTGCCCGGCACCCGGTTCCCCACCGACAAGTTGATGCTCGCCCCGACCCGCGAGTTCGCCCGGGCGCTGCTCGGCTCGGTCGACCCGGCCCAGGCCGACGACCTCCAGGCCCACCCCGACCGGTACGCCCGCGGCGACCTGGTCGGCCACGGCGGCCTGCAGGGCCGGTACGACGAGCGCCTGCGCGGCGTCCCCGGAATCACCGTGATCACCGAGCGGCTCACCCCGGAGGGTGCCACCGAACCGACCGGCGCCGAACTGTTCCGCAGCGACCCGAAGGCCGGGCAGCCGGTGAGGACCACGCTCGACGTGGCCACCCAGAACGCCGCCGACGCCGCGTTGCGCGGCCAGACCCGGCGCTCGGCGCTGGTCGCCGTGCGGATCAGCGACGGCGCCGTGCTGGCCGCCGCGAACGGGCCCGGCGCGGCCGGCGAGAACCTCGCCTTCACCGCCCAGGTGCCGCCCGGCTCGACGTTCAAGATGGTCAGCGCGCTCGGCCTGCTCGACCGGGGCGCGGTGACCCCGCAGACGACGGTGGACTGCCCGAAGACCTCCGAGGTCGACGGCCGGATCTTCAAGAACTCCGACAACTTCGAGCTGGGCCCGGTGCCCTTCGCCACCGACTTCGCCAAGTCCTGCAACACCGCCTTCACCGCGCTCGCGCCGAAGCTCGGCCCGGACGGACTCGCGCAGGCGGGCCGTACGCTCGGCCTGGAGGCCGGCTGGGACCTCGGCGCGGACGTGTTCACCGGCAAGGTCTCCGCGAACGGTGGGCCCACCGAGCAGGCCGCCGCCGCGATCGGCCAGGGCACCACCGTGGTGAGTCCGCTGGCGATGGCCGGCGCCACCGCGGCGGTGGCGCGGGGCCGCTGGGAGCAGCCGAAGCTGCTGCTGGACCCGGCGCCGGCGAAGCCCGCACCGGCCGGACCGGCGCTCAAGCCGGAGTCCGTCGCGGCGCTGAAGACGATGATGCGCGGCGTGGTCACGTCCGGCACCGGCACGGCGCTGGCGAAGGTGCCCGGCGAGCCGGTGCACGGCAAGACCGGCACCGCCGAGTACGACAACAACCCGGCGCACACCCACGCGTGGTTCGTCGGCTGGCAGGGCGACGTGGCGTTCGCCGTCTTCGTCGAGCAGGGCGGGTCGAGCACGACGAGCGCGGTGCCGATCGCCGAGCGCTTCCTGCGCGGCCTCGCCCGCTGA
- a CDS encoding NAD-glutamate dehydrogenase, with amino-acid sequence MDRRPAIKPGPDLRQADTSRDDDSFDSATDGDGYGRLDTGVTGMTGSSIDTLYDLGLPAQALADESEDAELDEPVPNAERLVAQAVALAGDDHDAATLVDRFWRFAPDEELIGFTAEEMLEAARAHRDLAQQRVPGELKLRIHEPDAEQHHTVVEIVTDDMPFLVDSVTALLNSRHLDVHLLVHPLVVVRREPLGRLTEVSADVEPDDAIAGDLVESWMRIEIDPVRDPAEREALRRELQRVLTDVREAVEDWPKMRQRALALADELAAARTSDNRPPVPEKDITDSVELLRWLAHDHFTFLGYREYRLVDTDGTGGGGQALEAVLGTGLGILRSDSPEARSLNSMTPEAHEKVLEKRLLIITKANSRATVHRSAYLDYIGFKIFNEAGEVVGERRFLGLFSTAAYRTSVQELPVVRRKVAEVLDRSGLSLRSHSGKDLLQILETYPRDELFQIKTDDLYHAVIGVLRMAGRRQLRVFLRRDAYGRFISCLIYLPRDRFTTQNRLRMQDILLRELNGVGVDYTTRVTESMLARVHFIVRTDPNNPPGEIDADLLAEELADATRLWDDDYRLVLERKLGDEQAKHLFSRYADAFPEGYKDGHTPYEAMKDLAKLELLEEPGQLEMHLFRKQLAPRPYAAGRAAEADEAMDVRFKVYRYGEPMMLSAVLPVLHSLGVKVVDEHPYEVERVDGRIWLYDFGLELPERHQDLAEVRPHVENAFAAAWRGEAEVDGFNELVLRAGLTWRQVVVLRAYAKYLRQAGTVFSQEYMEQTFIAYPRIAGLLVELFETRFAPGATTLDERRQRNGELVEAIGEALDEVASLDQDRILRAYLTLMQATLRTSFYQKPVGGRPKAYVAFKLDPQAIPDLPAPRPKFEIFVYSPRFEGVHLRFGPVARGGLRWSDRREDFRTEVLGLVKAQMVKNAVIVPVGAKGGFVLKQRPGDRDEAVVCYKEFISALLDVTDNIVSGEIVPPVDVVRHDGDDPYLVVAADKGTATFSDIANEISTAHNFWLGDAFASGGSAGYDHKKMGITARGAWESVKRHFRELGHDTQTQDFTVVGVGDMSGDVFGNGMLLSKHIRLLAAFDHRHIFLDPDPDAARSWDERKRLFDLPRSSWEDYDAELISAGGGIYPRTAKSVPITPQVRAVLGLDDDVTQLSPQELMKAIVTAPVDLFWNGGIGTYVKASTQTNAEAGDKSNDAIRVDGRALRCRVVGEGGNLGFTQQGRIEYASGGGRIYTDFIDNAAGVDCSDHEVNIKILLNTAVADGELDRPERDELLAQMTDEVAELVLRDNYDQARAVNNAQAQAASLLPVHRRMINELERSGALDRALEALPPDEELAVRAENGLTAPEFAVLLAYVKIVLEREIVGEGLADEEWTTDVLVNYFPTPLRQRFADRMGRHRLRRDIVTTVLVNEAINRGGISFVFRVVEETAASAADVLRAYVVVREVFGLGELWNAVEALDNKVSPELQTAVYLDTRRLLDRAVRWLVTNRRSPIDVPAEIARLRDGVTRLLPDLEHLFWGTEREAIAAHIESLVGKGLPRDLAEQATRLMYSFGLLDIVETAQTTGRDVSEVASVYFVLSDRFRVDALLSKISLLPREDRWQTLARMALRYDLYAALAALTAEVLGSTPDSLPPAERVQEWEQANATSIHRAHRAMGEFDESRADLSALSVLLRQIRTLVRTSAAA; translated from the coding sequence ATGGACCGGCGTCCGGCGATCAAACCGGGACCCGACCTCCGGCAGGCTGACACCAGCCGGGACGATGACAGCTTCGATTCGGCGACCGACGGGGACGGTTACGGCCGTCTCGACACAGGAGTGACCGGGATGACCGGTTCCAGCATCGACACCCTCTACGACCTGGGTCTGCCCGCGCAGGCGCTGGCCGACGAGTCCGAGGACGCCGAGCTGGACGAGCCCGTACCCAACGCGGAGCGCCTGGTCGCCCAGGCGGTGGCGCTGGCCGGCGACGACCACGACGCGGCCACCCTGGTGGACCGGTTCTGGCGGTTCGCGCCGGACGAGGAGTTGATCGGCTTCACCGCCGAGGAGATGTTGGAGGCGGCCCGGGCCCACCGGGACCTGGCCCAGCAGCGGGTGCCGGGCGAGCTGAAGCTGCGCATCCACGAGCCGGACGCCGAGCAGCACCACACGGTCGTCGAGATCGTCACCGACGACATGCCGTTCCTGGTCGACTCGGTCACCGCGCTGCTGAACTCCCGTCACCTCGACGTGCACCTGCTGGTGCACCCGCTGGTCGTGGTCCGGCGCGAGCCGCTGGGTCGGCTCACCGAGGTCTCCGCCGACGTGGAGCCGGACGACGCGATCGCCGGTGACCTGGTCGAGAGCTGGATGCGGATCGAGATCGACCCGGTGCGCGACCCGGCCGAGCGGGAGGCGCTGCGCCGCGAGTTGCAGCGGGTGCTGACCGACGTGCGGGAGGCCGTCGAGGACTGGCCCAAGATGCGGCAGCGGGCGCTGGCGCTCGCCGACGAGCTGGCCGCCGCCCGGACGTCGGACAACCGGCCGCCGGTGCCGGAGAAGGACATCACCGACTCGGTGGAGCTGCTGCGGTGGCTCGCCCACGACCACTTCACGTTCCTCGGCTACCGGGAGTACCGGTTGGTCGACACCGACGGGACGGGCGGCGGCGGGCAGGCCCTCGAAGCCGTCCTCGGCACCGGGCTGGGCATCCTGCGCTCGGACTCGCCGGAGGCCCGGTCGCTCAACTCGATGACGCCCGAGGCGCACGAGAAGGTGCTGGAGAAGCGCCTGCTCATCATCACCAAGGCCAACTCGCGGGCCACCGTGCACCGGTCGGCCTACCTGGACTACATCGGCTTCAAGATCTTCAACGAGGCCGGCGAGGTGGTCGGGGAGCGTCGGTTCCTCGGCCTGTTCTCCACCGCCGCGTACCGGACCAGCGTGCAGGAACTGCCGGTGGTGCGCCGCAAGGTCGCCGAGGTGCTGGACCGCTCGGGCCTGAGCCTGCGCAGCCACTCCGGCAAGGACCTGCTCCAGATCCTGGAGACCTACCCGCGCGACGAGCTGTTCCAGATCAAGACCGACGACCTCTACCACGCGGTGATCGGCGTGCTGCGGATGGCCGGCCGCCGGCAGCTGCGGGTCTTCCTGCGCCGCGACGCGTACGGGCGGTTCATCTCCTGCCTGATCTACCTGCCGCGGGACCGGTTCACCACGCAGAACCGGTTGCGCATGCAGGACATCCTGCTGCGCGAGCTGAACGGCGTCGGCGTCGACTACACCACCCGGGTGACCGAGTCGATGCTGGCCCGGGTGCACTTCATCGTCCGCACCGACCCGAACAACCCGCCCGGCGAGATCGACGCCGACCTGCTGGCCGAGGAGCTGGCGGACGCCACCCGGCTCTGGGACGACGACTACCGGCTGGTGCTGGAGCGCAAGCTCGGCGACGAGCAGGCCAAGCACCTGTTCAGCCGGTACGCCGACGCGTTCCCGGAGGGCTACAAGGACGGGCACACGCCGTACGAGGCGATGAAGGACCTGGCCAAGCTGGAGCTGCTGGAGGAGCCCGGCCAGCTGGAGATGCACCTGTTCCGCAAGCAGCTGGCGCCCCGCCCGTACGCCGCCGGTCGCGCCGCCGAGGCCGACGAGGCCATGGACGTGCGGTTCAAGGTCTACCGGTACGGCGAGCCGATGATGCTCTCCGCCGTGCTGCCGGTGCTGCACTCGCTCGGCGTGAAGGTGGTCGACGAGCACCCGTACGAGGTGGAGCGCGTCGACGGCCGGATCTGGCTCTACGACTTCGGTCTGGAGCTGCCCGAGCGGCACCAGGACCTGGCCGAGGTGCGGCCGCACGTGGAGAACGCATTCGCCGCCGCGTGGCGGGGCGAGGCCGAGGTGGACGGCTTCAACGAGCTGGTGCTGCGGGCCGGGCTCACCTGGCGGCAGGTGGTCGTGCTGCGGGCGTACGCGAAGTACCTGCGGCAGGCCGGCACCGTGTTCTCCCAGGAGTACATGGAGCAGACGTTCATCGCGTACCCGCGGATCGCCGGGCTGCTGGTGGAGCTGTTCGAGACCCGGTTCGCGCCCGGCGCGACCACGCTGGACGAGCGCCGGCAGCGCAACGGCGAGCTGGTCGAGGCGATCGGCGAGGCGCTGGACGAGGTGGCCAGCCTGGACCAGGACCGGATCCTGCGCGCCTACCTGACGCTGATGCAGGCCACGCTGCGCACCAGCTTCTACCAGAAGCCGGTGGGCGGGCGGCCGAAGGCGTACGTGGCGTTCAAGCTGGACCCGCAGGCGATCCCGGACCTGCCGGCGCCGCGACCCAAGTTCGAGATCTTCGTCTACTCGCCCCGGTTCGAGGGCGTGCACCTGCGGTTCGGGCCGGTGGCCCGGGGCGGCCTGCGCTGGTCCGACCGGCGCGAGGACTTCCGCACCGAGGTGCTCGGCCTGGTCAAGGCGCAGATGGTGAAGAACGCGGTGATCGTGCCGGTGGGCGCCAAGGGCGGCTTCGTGCTCAAGCAGAGGCCGGGCGACCGGGACGAGGCGGTGGTCTGCTACAAGGAGTTCATCTCCGCGCTGCTCGACGTCACGGACAACATCGTCAGCGGCGAGATCGTGCCGCCGGTCGACGTGGTCCGGCACGACGGCGACGACCCCTACCTCGTGGTGGCGGCGGACAAGGGCACGGCCACGTTCTCCGACATCGCCAACGAGATCTCCACCGCGCACAACTTCTGGCTGGGCGACGCGTTCGCCTCCGGCGGCTCCGCCGGCTACGACCACAAGAAGATGGGCATCACCGCCCGGGGCGCCTGGGAGTCGGTGAAGCGGCACTTCCGCGAGCTGGGCCACGACACCCAGACCCAGGACTTCACCGTGGTCGGCGTCGGCGACATGTCCGGCGACGTGTTCGGCAACGGCATGCTGCTGTCGAAGCACATCCGGCTGCTCGCCGCCTTCGACCACCGGCACATCTTCCTGGACCCGGACCCGGACGCGGCCCGCTCCTGGGACGAGCGCAAGCGGTTGTTCGACCTGCCCCGGTCGTCGTGGGAGGACTACGACGCCGAGCTGATCTCGGCCGGCGGCGGCATCTACCCGCGTACCGCGAAGTCGGTGCCGATCACGCCGCAGGTGCGCGCGGTGCTCGGCCTCGACGACGACGTCACGCAGCTCAGCCCGCAGGAGCTGATGAAGGCGATCGTCACCGCGCCGGTGGACCTGTTCTGGAACGGCGGCATCGGCACCTACGTGAAGGCGTCGACGCAGACCAACGCCGAGGCCGGGGACAAGTCCAACGACGCCATCCGGGTGGACGGCCGCGCCCTGCGCTGCCGGGTTGTCGGCGAGGGCGGCAACCTGGGCTTCACCCAGCAGGGCCGGATCGAGTACGCCTCCGGCGGTGGCCGCATCTACACCGACTTCATCGACAACGCGGCCGGGGTCGACTGCTCCGACCACGAGGTGAACATCAAGATCCTGCTCAACACCGCGGTCGCCGACGGTGAGCTGGACCGGCCGGAGCGCGACGAGCTGCTGGCCCAGATGACCGACGAGGTCGCCGAGCTGGTGCTGCGGGACAACTACGACCAGGCCCGGGCCGTCAACAACGCCCAGGCGCAGGCCGCCTCGCTGCTCCCGGTGCACCGACGCATGATCAACGAGCTGGAGCGCTCCGGCGCGCTGGACCGGGCGTTGGAGGCGCTGCCGCCGGACGAGGAGCTGGCGGTCCGCGCCGAGAACGGGCTGACCGCGCCGGAGTTCGCGGTGCTGCTCGCGTACGTGAAGATCGTGCTGGAGCGCGAGATCGTCGGCGAGGGACTGGCGGACGAGGAGTGGACGACCGACGTCCTGGTCAACTACTTCCCGACCCCGCTGCGGCAGCGCTTCGCCGACCGGATGGGCCGGCACCGGCTGCGTCGGGACATCGTCACCACGGTCCTGGTCAACGAGGCGATCAACCGGGGCGGCATCTCGTTCGTCTTCCGGGTGGTCGAGGAGACGGCGGCCTCCGCGGCCGACGTGCTGCGGGCGTACGTGGTGGTCCGCGAGGTGTTCGGGCTGGGCGAGCTGTGGAACGCGGTCGAGGCGTTGGACAACAAGGTCTCGCCCGAGTTGCAGACCGCCGTCTACCTGGACACCCGGCGGCTGCTCGACCGCGCGGTGCGCTGGCTGGTGACCAACCGGCGCTCGCCGATCGACGTGCCGGCGGAGATCGCCCGGTTGCGCGACGGGGTGACCCGGCTCCTGCCGGACCTGGAGCACCTGTTCTGGGGCACCGAGCGGGAGGCGATCGCGGCGCACATCGAGTCGCTGGTCGGCAAGGGGCTGCCGCGTGACCTGGCCGAGCAGGCGACCCGCCTGATGTACAGCTTCGGCCTGCTCGACATCGTCGAGACCGCGCAGACGACCGGGCGGGACGTGAGCGAGGTGGCCTCGGTCTACTTCGTGCTCAGCGACCGGTTCCGGGTGGACGCCCTGCTGTCGAAGATCTCCCTGCTGCCCCGGGAGGACCGGTGGCAGACCCTGGCCCGGATGGCGCTGCGCTACGACCTGTACGCCGCGCTGGCCGCGCTCACCGCGGAGGTGCTCGGGTCCACCCCGGACAGCCTCCCGCCGGCGGAACGGGTGCAGGAGTGGGAGCAGGCGAACGCGACCTCGATCCACCGGGCCCACCGGGCGATGGGGGAGTTCGACGAGTCCCGCGCCGACCTGTCCGCGCTGTCCGTGCTGCTGCGTCAGATCCGTACCCTGGTCCGGACCTCGGCGGCGGCCTGA